In Brachypodium distachyon strain Bd21 chromosome 2, Brachypodium_distachyon_v3.0, whole genome shotgun sequence, one genomic interval encodes:
- the LOC100829582 gene encoding uncharacterized protein LOC100829582: MDASEIANRADALKAELAAKSSRIADLEARVSFLEGENESLRKAMPKGEEMENTGKICPAFGRLEEGFAGNKEKSVDLVGGGHMVCDVTEVSDGEEEDVLTVVTPKNFAARVVTGKSEDEDEIKDIEGSGGGNHGTVCSDDSVDLEDDDVSTMPRGKKRAAALVVTSDSEDEDGNGGHVNDKDGKVQKEVGVTPSRKRALCGVSDSENEDGDEGVYVVNGNDVESGEIKGSSTPAARRSTRLAKRKSKGVLPARRALVFVEPKDGEDSEDDSEEDNSMDEFIDDAEEDNSLETAVDSAEASSAGSEESDSEPNYRDVLASIRRKRNVKDKDWESEQEMLSAFDEHPELCLKAVCALYRKQTEEEQTEKATIVHNKRGFNQIDAPRGSRIAQFLLDGDASGPLMKTTHDLEKYDRYGLEFCRKMAFRYSKQLFAIYHNKEDPDFP, encoded by the exons ATGGACGCCTCGGAGATTGCGAACAGGGCCGACGCCCTCAAggccgagctcgccgccaagTCCTCCCGAATCGCCGACCTGGAGGCCAGGGTTTCCTTTCTCGAAGGCGAGAACGAGAGCTTGAGGAAAGCCATGCCTAAGGGAGAGGAAATGGAGAATACAGGCAAAATTTGTCCAGCCTTTGGTCGATTGGAGGAGGGTTTCGCCGGAAACAAGGAAAAATCAGTCGACCTGGTGGGGGGAGGGCATATGGTGTGTGATGTTACAGAGGTTAGTGACGGTGAGGAAGAGGACGTTCTTACGGTCGTTACTCCTAAGAATTTTGCAGCGCGGGTGGTGACGGGAAAGAGTGAGGATGAAGACGAGATTAAGGACATAGAGGGAAGTGGTGGAGGCAACCATGGGACCGTTTGCTCTGATGACAGTGTGGATCTGGAGGACGATGATGTTTCTACCATGCCACGGGGCAAGAAGCGTGCAGCGGCACTGGTGGTCACCAGCGACAGTGAGGATGAGGATGGAAATGGAGGGCATGTGAATGATAAGGACGGCAAGGTGCAGAAGGAGGTTGGTGTTACACCTAGTAGGAAGCGTGCGTTGTGTGGAGTCAGTGACAGTGAGAACGAAGATGGCGATGAGGGTGTTTATGTGGTGAATGGGAATGATGTTGAATCTGGTGAGATAAAAGGGTCTTCTACTCCCGCAGCAAGGCGCTCGACTCGGTTAGCAAAACGCAAATCAAAGGGTGTGCTGCCTGCACGTCGGGCACTTGTCTTTGTTGAACCCAAGGATGGTGAAGATTCTGAGGATGATTCAGAAGAAGATAATAGTATGGATGAATTTATAGATGACGCAGAAGAAGATAATAGTTTGGAAACTGCTGTTGATTCTGCTGAAGCATCCTCTGCTGGATCAGAAGAGTCTGATAGTGAGCCAAATTATAGAGATGTTTTGGCTAGCATACGCCGTAAAAGGAATGTCAAGGATAAGGATTGGGAGAGTGAGCAAGAAATGCTATCAGCATTTGATGAACACCCTGAACTTTGCTTGAAAGCTGTATGTGCCCTCTATCGAAAGCAAACTGAGGAAGAACAAACGGAAAAGGCGACTATAGTGCATAACAAAAGAGGATTTAACCAGATAGATGCTCCGAG GGGTTCTCGCATAGCACAGTTTCTTCTAGATGGTGATGCTTCTGGGCCACTTATGAAGACAACACATGACTTGGAAAAGTACGATCGATATGGCCTTGAGTTCTGTCGCAAGATGGCTTTCCGTTACTCCAAGCAGCTGTTTGCAATATATCATAACAAGGAAGACCCAGACTTTCCATGA